Genomic DNA from Gimesia aquarii:
CCAATTCTTTGAGCAGTGTACGGTATGTTTCACCATTGTCTTTTTTACTTTTCTTGAGAGCAGCAAGTGCTGCTTCCTGCTTGCCTTTGACTTGCCTGAGAACAAGATCCGCTAATTGGTGTTCCAGCGCAGTGCGTTCGAATTCCGGTTTTTGCATGATTTCCTGAATGTCAGCAGGAAACATTTTAATTTGATTTTTTGCCGCTTTTTCCACTGATGCTTGAGTCAATTCTTCAATCTTGGCACGAATCTCGGCTGTCTTTTCTTCCCAGATATTGAGCTTACGGTTGTACTCTCCCAGCTCTTGCGGTGTGACAAAAGGCACATCATCGCGAGGCATCAGAGGCGCAAAAAATGCCTGTAACCGGTAATAATCCTGATGCGGAATCGGATCAAATTTATGATCATGGCAACGTGCACAGCCCATGCTCATTCCCATGAAGACGTCACCGGTCGCGTCAGTAATATTATCGAGTATGTCGTTCCACTGGGTCCGTGCATCACGCTGATTATACTCATAAAGATAATGTCTGAGAAAACCGGTTGCCGCTAATGCTTCTGGATCTTCGGGAGCAATTTCATCTCCGGCCAGTTGTTCTCTCACAAAACGTGAATAAGGCTTGTCATTATTGAAAGCACGAATCACGTAGTCACGATAACGCCAGATTTCTGGACGAAACGCATCCTGATTAAATCCGTCCGATTCAGCATAACGCACAACATCAAACCAGTGGCGAGCCCATTTTTCACCATAATGAGGATTCTTCAGAAGTTCCTCAATCAATCGAGACCAGGCATCCGGCGAGGAATCATTCACAAAAGCATTGATTTGCTCGACAGTGGGAGGCAGGCCGATTAAATCGTAGTATGCGCGTCGGATCAATGTAGTACGGTTGGCTTCACCAGCGGGGGTCAGTCCTTCTTTATGCAAACGTTCAATAACAAACGCATCAATGGGATTTTTTGACCATCGCCGTTGATCGACTTGTGGAACCTGAGCTTTCTTGACTGGTTGAAATACCCAAAAGTTACGATCTTCTTCTGTAAAAAATGTCTCCGTACCGCGCTGTTTGATCACATAATTGGGACCTTCGGGCCAATACGCGCCTGTATTAATCCAATGAGTCAGCGCAGAAATTTCTTTATCAGATAATTTTTTTTCTGGCGGCATCTCAAAAGATTCGTAATTGATTGCTTCCACCAGCAAACTTTCATTTGCTTTGCCGGGAACAATTGTCGGACCGCTTTCTCCTCCTTGCAGCATCGCCTTCAGGGAATCAAGACGCAGTTCCCCTTTCTGCTTTTTCTCGCTGTGACACTCCAGACAATGTTTGATCAAGAGAGGACGAATCTCTTTTTCAAAAAAATGATTCTGTTTCTTGTTCGTTGGAGAATTTACTGACTCTGTGTTTTCTGCCGCATTTACCATGCAAGTAGAAATCCAAAGGAGTAGACTTACGACAAAGAATCTCATCAAACAGGCCACTTTCGTAAAGAAATACTGAATCTCAACAGGTTTCAATATTCTGATTATATCAAATAATTACTTGGAATGCTCTAAAGGAGGGAATCCGCCTATAAAAACAGGATCTACCGAATCTCTATCTCCATCGAGATCCTGAATAAATAATCCTTCAACCGTTTCACCTTCCGGAACCCCCAGATCGGACAGGTCGATCCCCAAAGCTAATGCCTTGGCTCCCACAACATGCCACTTACCACCGTTTCCTTTCGCAGATTCTAACTCGGTTAGAGAACGAACTCCTGTTTTTTGATTAAAAATATGTAACCAGAACTTCTCTAACAGTTTTGCTTCAGGAGATGCCAGATCGATATCAAATTGCTTAATTTGATATGTTTTCCGATTCGAAGTAAACGGTAGAGGAGTGACAAAAAAAGTATCACCGCCTGTGGGATGTACGATGACATGCAGGTCAAACAGGACAATATCGGGACCGTGATCATTGACAACGGGCTCTCGAAACCGAATTGCCATCCCTGGAGTATTAGGCTGATCGGGGTCTTCAGACTCGTTCATCACGGGAGGCCTGGTTAATGGCTTCGTTGAACCAAACGGGTTAACAACCCCCGTCACTAAACTTCGGTCCTGTTCCAGCAGATGCCTGCGCAAGGTCGCAGGGTCTCCATCAGTAGCAGGATCAATGCCATCGTTTCTGGCAATGAAAGATTTCCCTTTGTAGTGAGTCAGCTCAATACCAATCAAATCTTCGACTGGGTATTGATATGCGTTTCCACCTCTTTGAACAGTCACACTCGTTAAGTCTTCTGCCCCCTGATTTGGGCCTAATGTCGTTGTATATGAAATAATTCGATCAGGTAATTGTGAAACATATTGTTTACCGTCAAACGGAATTTCATCGACGACAACCCCATTATTGGTTGTGAATCGCTGTGCCATTCCTTTTGTCAAACGCTTTGTTTTGACTTTGGACTTGAGATCAACTTCAATTGGTCGTACGTCCGTTTCACCTTCGATAACTTGAACGTCAGTATTACCTGTTTCTGTCACATTCACTGAAAACCGGGTGCCATAATCAACGACATTAGAGAGTGGTGTTTCTATAGTAAAACCTTCCGCTCCTTCGGGGGCAAAGACCGAACAGGAGCCATAACGGACTGCCAGATGTTCCGCGCCTTGACTTTCAAATACAGCAGGGCCGACCAGAATCACTTCAGCACCGTTATTAAATTTAAATTGGATTTGCCCTTGAGAAATTGCATATTCCTGAGCAATTTCTATCGGTGACCCCACCTTAAGAAACGGTGCACCTTCCGCAAAACGAATTGCTGCAGTCTGAGTGACTTCGGCGACTTGCGTTTTATTGGCTGTAGTCGGTCGATCAGGCTGACTGATCTGTGGCGGTTCAATTGGTTTTTGAATTAGAAACAGCATCCCCACTACGATGGTAACACAAACGATTGAGACTAATCCCCATAGTGCTTGGGACGATTTGAACGCATTGCTTGTAAATGGCTTCGTTTGCGAACTTTGGATTATGGGCGTTGATAGTTGAAAATCAATTTCTGCTTCAGGTCGTTCGTCGTGGAGCCGTTCAAGGTTCAAGTGCAGTTCCAGATAGTTAAAATAATGCTGCCTTGCCTCCGCATCTTCTGCCAGAAGGTTTTCCAATGTTTGATGCTGTTCTGCTGTAATCGTTTGATTACATAGTGCCCCTAAAAGATCAAACAATATCTCATTTTGATTGTTTTTCTGGTTCATTTTCCCTCTCCTGTATAGGACAAGGTACGTTCAATACATTGAGTTAATTGTCGCCGAATCTGGTTGAGCCTGTTGTATAATGTTTGAATAGCGGAACCGGCTGCTTCTGCCACATCTTTGATAGCTGTCTGATTGCGATACACCTGATCGACTAAATCTCGATCTTTGTCTCTTAATTTTTGAATACAGTCCTGCAAAGCAGTGGCTCTTTGATTCAACTTTTTCTGGGAGATACCTGCCTTTTCATCAGCCAGCTGTTGAATCACATCATCCCGAAATTGTAACCGCTTTCGTTGCGCAACTCGAATAAAGTTTTTCACTTCATAGAATGCCACGCCACAAGCCCAAGAAAAGAAACTGCTGGAGTCGTCATACTCTGGGAATTTTCTCCACAAAATCAGGCTGGTTCGCTGAAAGACATCCTCTGCATCGTCCCGATTGGGTAGCAATGAATAAATGTACGAGTAAAGCTGATTCCGATGCTGTGTAAATACATTCAGGAATTTGACATGGAGATCGTCAGGCAGGGAGGCATCTTCTTGATGATTGCGCATAAAACAAAGGGATTCATGTTGTTCAAAACGAAGCTGGATTTTGACTTTAATCACAACAATTAAAGCTGCTATTAAACTATCGTACAAAAACTTGCCGACTTACTCCCCCGATCTGTGAAATCCACTCACAAATCTACCTAGGACAGTAAGGTAAAACCTCACAACTTGGGTTCAACAGTCTGAAAATAAGCTCTACAAGCCAATAACACATGAACACTCACATCTAATCTGTTCCAGTAGATTTCACTTTCCTGGAAAAAAACAGGTAAATCCCTGCTTCTGCATACGACAGCTTATTTAGGAGAACTTTTTCCTCATTTCCTCCTTTTTTGAAATTTCTTAAATCAACTCGAATTAGAAAGACAGGAACGACTCAATGAAGAACCAAAGTCGCTCGGCTGATCGGCGGGGGTTTACCCTGATCGAACTGTTGGTAGTCATTGCCATCATAGCCATTTTAATTGCCTTATTGTTACCTGCCGTTCAACAAGCACGAGAAGCCGCCCGCAGAAGCACCTGTAAAAATAATTTGAAACAAATCGGGCTGGCAATGCACAATTACCATGAAACCTTTCGTACGTTTCCTCCCGGGTATGTAGAAGAAATTCTTCCATCCAATGGGGGAGTGGTTGTTGATAATGAGGGACACTGGGCCTGGAACGCCTTGTTACTGCCTTATCTTGATCAGGCACCTCTGTTTAATCAGCTCAATGTTGGTACGATTCCTGTTTCGACCGTATTAAATACTGCAAGCCTGCGAGACACCATGCAACAAACACTGCCTGTATTCCGTTGTCCTTCTGACACCGGTCCCCGTATTCATGATGAAGCCGGTCGTAGAATTAAAGCGACGGGCGGCTCAGAGTATGGTCTGGCTGTGACGAATTATATTGCCTCCAATAACTCATATGGTTTGAAGAAGGATCAAGGAACCAACCCTACCAATACTGCTAACGGGGCATTTTTCCGAAATAGCAATGTTCGTATGCGTGATTTCACAGATGGCAGCAGCAATGTGATTCTGGCCGGAGAACGGGCCTATTCACTCGGTTCTGTAAAAGCATTTGCCGGTGCCCTGTATGCAGCCCGCGACTTCAACGCCACTGGCCCCGCCATCAGCTCGGATGGATCTGGTTCCAATCAAGGATTGATCTCCATTTTTGGGGGTGGTGCAGCGCCCATCAATGCGAATGCGTCAACAGGACAGGGGCGGATCGCGTTCAGCAGCCGCCATGTAGGTGGAGCCCATTTCCTGTTTGGAGATGGTCGTATTCAATTCCTCAGTGAAAATATTGACCATAATGCCTCAACGATTCCAGCCGACAGTACTCTGGAATACCTGATTGGCATCAACGACGGGAATGTGGTTGGCGAGTTTTAAGAAATCGTCTTAACTCAAAGAAACGTGATGAAACGGGGCAAGTAGGCGCAAACTACTTGCCTCGTTTTCGTTAATTATTGATTCGAGTGCAAGATTTGAAAGCAAACTTGTGTTTCCACGCCTGCCCTTCTATTATCGTCGACCAATAAACATGATTTGATTTTATCTTTATTGTCAATATTTAATTTTAAGGAAACATCAATGAAACCAGCAACAACTTGGAGTATCGTCTTTCTTTTCAGTTTGATTTGCATCATCGGCTCAGGGTGTGGCAGCCAGGCAAGCGACCAACCCGATTTAGGATACGTAACGGGTACAGTCACCATGGATGGAACAGCACTTCCAGGAGTCATGGTCATCTTCAGTCCTGAAAAAGGCCGATCGTCCATGGGAACCACAGATTCTGAAGGGAAATACGAGTTGATTTATGTTGGGGATACAAAAGGAGCCAAACTGGGCAACCATAAAATCAGCATCACGACTGTTCAAGAGGGTAACTCGGAAGAATCAGGAGAAGAGGCAGCAACAGAATTCAAAGAAACGATTCCAGCAAATTACAATACCAAAACAACACTGACAGAAAGCGTGAAAGCCGGTGATAATGTGTTTGATTTCGATCTGACGTCGAAAAAATGAATCTTTATCACGTTTTCATTTTTTCAGATTCATCAAGTAAGCGATCAAGTCTGCCATCTCCTGGGCCTTGATTTTCTTTTCAAGGCCCTCCGGCATCAGTGATTTACCGGAACTCTTAATTTCATCAATATTCTTGCGTAGTATTGTGATCTCTTTGTTCTCTGCTTTTTTGAGCGTAATACTGGAAGGGGTCTCATTCACAATAATACCGGTTTCAATCAAACCGGCATCCGTCACCACAACATATTCGAGATAGTTCGGTGAAACTTCTTTGTTAGGATCCAGTACATGTACCAGAATTTCTGGAGCCGTCCTGTTTTTGATCGTGGCCAGATTGGGACCGACTTCGTAACCTTCGTTCCCCAATTTATGGCAGGTGAGACAATCCCGCTTGAAGACAATTTTTCCTCGGTTCAGATCGCTTTGCAAAGAGAGGGCTGGTTGATATTGTGCAATAATTTCTTTACGAGGACTGAGAATGTCTCCTTCAAAAAATTGAGCCGCCTGCTTTTTGATCTCTGGATTCGAACTTTTCATAAGAATAGTCCGTCTCACCTGTGGTATCTGACTGATGGCAACCGTTCTTTCTGAAATTGCAGCAAATAGTCTTAAAATCCAGTTCTGTCTCCTTAATAACCGATTGACGATCTCTGTTCTAACATTGGGAGTGAGAGAAGGATATCGCTTGAGTAACAGATCAGCAACTTTTGTGTCAGTAAAGCTGGTTAACGCTTCGACAACAGAGACTTGAATCGCTTGCGGCTCTCGTGCATCCAGTAGTGGCAAGAGCGTTGTCTCTGCCATTGTCAAATCGGTACAACTTAATAAATCAATCGCCTGTTGACGTACCTCAACAGTTTTGTCACGATCAGCGGCTCTCTGTTTCGACTGTCCGATCAAATGGCGAATGAGTCGTGCTGAATCTGAATTTTCAGCTTCAGTAAATTTGAGAAGTGTTTTTCCACCACGTTTTAATCCCTGGCCAATCGCCAGGACGGCTTGCGTTTGAACTTCTTCTGTACGCTGAATTTGATTTGGATATTGATAACTGGCAACGATTCCAAGAATCATATTTACTTCCGGTACCAGCTGTCTCGTGCCAATGACATTTGACAATTGATTTAAGAGTGGTTGTGCTTCAGGGCTGGCAGCAAATTCCACATCGGCCAATAGATTCTTTAAGAAAGGCGCAGTTGAATCAGACAAAGAACTCAGCACAGCGGTCCGAATCCAAAAGTCACTATGATCACGGCGCACGATTTGATACAAGGATTTTGCCGCTTGAGGATGATCAACTTCTCCAAGGGTAAAAGCAGTTTGAAAGCGAACTCGTGGATCTTTATCTGAAGCCAAGGCCAGGACACGGTCTCGCAGTTTTGTATTCTGATTTAACATTGGTTCGGCAAGACGAATGGCAGCACGTCTAATTTCTGGTTCTTTGTCGTTCAAAGCTCTCTGCAAGTTTTCCTCAGTTAAAGCGTTTAAACCTTGCAGGGACCAGAGAGCGTGGAGTCTCGCCAGAGCAGATGAACTATTCTTCAGCAACTTTCTGAGTGGTGGTACGGCCGACTGATCCTGTCGTTCAAAGATCAGTCGATGCGCAGTGTCGCGCCACCATACATTCGGATTCTCTAATTCGGCAACGAGTGTTTCAATATCTGCCGAACCAAGGCGTGGTAACCGAGGTTTTTGATAGTTTCCAGGATATTCTGGAGGAACCAGACGATAGATGCGACCTCGATCACGACCACTGGTCAAATCTAAATGCGCCTTGATATCATCGGGAATCGACCAGGGATGTTCGATATTTTCTCGGTACATATCTAACGCATGCAGTGTGCCATCAGGTGCATTCAGAAAGTTAACGGGGCGAAACCAGTTATCAGTGGAAGCAAGAAATTCCACGTCGTCGTGCGCCCGTCTGGCTTTGAATGTGACGCCATCTGGTGTCACCCGATAACGCATTACTAAATTTCCAGCGACTTCACCAATGAATGCATTTCCATAATACTCTTTTGGATAAGCGGTCCCTCGATAGATCGTCGCGCCAGCCGAAGAAGTTACAAAGCCTGTCGCGTTTTTTTCACTTCGTGGAGAGCGTGAATTGGGATCAGAAGCCAGACGTTGTGCATTGATGACTCTCCAGGGTTCGGCAGGGCTCACGCGAAAAACAGAAAGAGTATCGCCGGCTTCGGCAACGTCATTGATAGCAGATGCAACCGGTAAATACCGGTTGCGAACCAGATATTTTGTGGGTAGCACAATATGCATCAAGGGATTTCGGATGTTACAGATGAAACGATTTCCCCAGTCATCAAATGTATTTCCAAAACGCGCTCCCCCGGAAATGACTTCAAATGTCTCAGTTTCGGCATCAAATCGAAAATCACGCCGTCCCATATTAATCGGGTCTGTTTTAGTCAGCCCACTAGCCTGGATGCTTCCCCCGTTACTCCCACCTGCACCATAGATCTGATGGTCCAGCCCCCATTTCAGGTTATTCATCACAGCCTGCACATTAAACTTGCGAAATCCGGTAAAGACTTTGCGTTTGATATCCGCTTTGTGGTCACCATCAGTGTCTTTGAAGTACCAGACATCAGGAGTAGCAGAAACGTAGACTCCCCCTTTCCAGAACGCCAGTCCGGTAGGCCATGATAATTGGTCGGCAAAAATCGTCGAACGATCAAATTTACCGTCGCCGTCAACATCTTCTAACACGCGTACTTTGCCAATGGCCGCCGATTTCTGTTCGGCCCAGGCTTCATCTTTAGACTTATCCGTATAAGGATAATCATTCATCTCGATGACATATGCCAAACCATTTTCGTCATACTGCATCGCCACCGG
This window encodes:
- a CDS encoding FecR family protein — translated: MNQKNNQNEILFDLLGALCNQTITAEQHQTLENLLAEDAEARQHYFNYLELHLNLERLHDERPEAEIDFQLSTPIIQSSQTKPFTSNAFKSSQALWGLVSIVCVTIVVGMLFLIQKPIEPPQISQPDRPTTANKTQVAEVTQTAAIRFAEGAPFLKVGSPIEIAQEYAISQGQIQFKFNNGAEVILVGPAVFESQGAEHLAVRYGSCSVFAPEGAEGFTIETPLSNVVDYGTRFSVNVTETGNTDVQVIEGETDVRPIEVDLKSKVKTKRLTKGMAQRFTTNNGVVVDEIPFDGKQYVSQLPDRIISYTTTLGPNQGAEDLTSVTVQRGGNAYQYPVEDLIGIELTHYKGKSFIARNDGIDPATDGDPATLRRHLLEQDRSLVTGVVNPFGSTKPLTRPPVMNESEDPDQPNTPGMAIRFREPVVNDHGPDIVLFDLHVIVHPTGGDTFFVTPLPFTSNRKTYQIKQFDIDLASPEAKLLEKFWLHIFNQKTGVRSLTELESAKGNGGKWHVVGAKALALGIDLSDLGVPEGETVEGLFIQDLDGDRDSVDPVFIGGFPPLEHSK
- a CDS encoding sigma-70 family RNA polymerase sigma factor, translated to MRNHQEDASLPDDLHVKFLNVFTQHRNQLYSYIYSLLPNRDDAEDVFQRTSLILWRKFPEYDDSSSFFSWACGVAFYEVKNFIRVAQRKRLQFRDDVIQQLADEKAGISQKKLNQRATALQDCIQKLRDKDRDLVDQVYRNQTAIKDVAEAAGSAIQTLYNRLNQIRRQLTQCIERTLSYTGEGK
- a CDS encoding DUF1559 domain-containing protein; translation: MKNQSRSADRRGFTLIELLVVIAIIAILIALLLPAVQQAREAARRSTCKNNLKQIGLAMHNYHETFRTFPPGYVEEILPSNGGVVVDNEGHWAWNALLLPYLDQAPLFNQLNVGTIPVSTVLNTASLRDTMQQTLPVFRCPSDTGPRIHDEAGRRIKATGGSEYGLAVTNYIASNNSYGLKKDQGTNPTNTANGAFFRNSNVRMRDFTDGSSNVILAGERAYSLGSVKAFAGALYAARDFNATGPAISSDGSGSNQGLISIFGGGAAPINANASTGQGRIAFSSRHVGGAHFLFGDGRIQFLSENIDHNASTIPADSTLEYLIGINDGNVVGEF
- a CDS encoding PVC-type heme-binding CxxCH protein, which produces MRNLVVRQTRFILAVVALGFLVSSSTRLNSAEKKNAKPQSLADELPRLEPTTAKNALKTFRLQNGFKMELLAAEPLVTDPVAMQYDENGLAYVIEMNDYPYTDKSKDEAWAEQKSAAIGKVRVLEDVDGDGKFDRSTIFADQLSWPTGLAFWKGGVYVSATPDVWYFKDTDGDHKADIKRKVFTGFRKFNVQAVMNNLKWGLDHQIYGAGGSNGGSIQASGLTKTDPINMGRRDFRFDAETETFEVISGGARFGNTFDDWGNRFICNIRNPLMHIVLPTKYLVRNRYLPVASAINDVAEAGDTLSVFRVSPAEPWRVINAQRLASDPNSRSPRSEKNATGFVTSSAGATIYRGTAYPKEYYGNAFIGEVAGNLVMRYRVTPDGVTFKARRAHDDVEFLASTDNWFRPVNFLNAPDGTLHALDMYRENIEHPWSIPDDIKAHLDLTSGRDRGRIYRLVPPEYPGNYQKPRLPRLGSADIETLVAELENPNVWWRDTAHRLIFERQDQSAVPPLRKLLKNSSSALARLHALWSLQGLNALTEENLQRALNDKEPEIRRAAIRLAEPMLNQNTKLRDRVLALASDKDPRVRFQTAFTLGEVDHPQAAKSLYQIVRRDHSDFWIRTAVLSSLSDSTAPFLKNLLADVEFAASPEAQPLLNQLSNVIGTRQLVPEVNMILGIVASYQYPNQIQRTEEVQTQAVLAIGQGLKRGGKTLLKFTEAENSDSARLIRHLIGQSKQRAADRDKTVEVRQQAIDLLSCTDLTMAETTLLPLLDAREPQAIQVSVVEALTSFTDTKVADLLLKRYPSLTPNVRTEIVNRLLRRQNWILRLFAAISERTVAISQIPQVRRTILMKSSNPEIKKQAAQFFEGDILSPRKEIIAQYQPALSLQSDLNRGKIVFKRDCLTCHKLGNEGYEVGPNLATIKNRTAPEILVHVLDPNKEVSPNYLEYVVVTDAGLIETGIIVNETPSSITLKKAENKEITILRKNIDEIKSSGKSLMPEGLEKKIKAQEMADLIAYLMNLKK